In Phoenix dactylifera cultivar Barhee BC4 chromosome 1, palm_55x_up_171113_PBpolish2nd_filt_p, whole genome shotgun sequence, the genomic stretch AATTAACCCGgtataatttgaaaaataacatattgtGTGCACATTAGTAGTGTTTATCGGAAATAGCCAACTATTATACTTACATATcaaaacattagtatttaaaatatttatacatAATCGACATGCAACCCATTGACATACACCAACTGATCTAAAGATCTATATCTGCTAACTACAAGTCGGCCGTGAGAATGCCGATTCTCGTCCTAAAATTTAATGACGGATCTAAAAAAATGTATATGAAAGTTATGAGCTTTATGGCTCAATAAGTAACAAATTTATTTtgtaaaataaaatcaaactaaATTATATAATGCGGCTTAACCAAATCACATAAACGCAACACATCAGTACAGGTAAGGTTACTTTATGAGGTCATCTAGCGTAAGCATGCATCCGTATCTGGAAAAATATTCTCTGAAGCTGTCTTTACGTTCTTTGTTCACGTTCAAATAAAAAACATTCATTCTATGTTCTTTTATACTAGAATCCATGGTTTGCCACCGgcaatgataaaaaaaatttaacttttagatgcaTCAGACATCCTTGCCGGTCCGttcaaagtaaaatttatagaatTGTGCTCGAAGTAGGGCATAAATGGTTCAACAAAGATTGAGATGATGAAATCTAATTATATTTGGCAAGAGTTGGCATGCGGACTGATGACAATGGATTAGGACTTTTCATTAGGATTGATCGAGAATTATGAAGAGAAGTATTTTATTGGTCAATCATCTCTGGAgagaatagagagagagagagagtccatTCTGGGTTTAATCGGGGTTTGGGTTTGATTGTCAATGGCATGAGTCAATCTAGATCAATCATATGACTTGATGAGGGTCTATGCTAAATTACGGAGTACCTTTGGATCTTTGGTGCATCAACCTCCTCTCTAAAGTAGACTATTTGCGTTGTATTTAATTACCTTCTTTCCTAATCTCTTgcttttttgttcttctcaaaACTTGCACATAATTATCTTCTTTAATGGAGGGAAGCTGCTCGCTTCCACGATTTTCTTTTCTAAAGAAATTAAAAAGATAAAAACTTTAGGAGGGCATCGCGGAACGTATATATGATGGCCTGCTAGGTCCGGTGGCAGACTGGGACGTAGCAGAAGCGGGTGGCGGTGATCGTGTCCGTAAATaatggcacatgtcaattaacCCGGcataatttgaaaaataacaGATTGCGTGCACATTAGTGGTGTTTATCCGAAATAGCCAACTATTATACTTACATCTCAAAACTTtagtatttaaaatatttatacatAATCGTCATGCAACCCACATACACCAACTGATCTAAAGATCTATATCTACCAACTACAAATCGGCCGTGCCTCTATATACTTGACGAGAATGCCAATTCTCGTCCTAAAATTTGATGACGGacctaaaaaatatatatatgaagaTTACGAGCTTTATGGCTCAATAAGTAACAAATCCATTTtgtaaaataaaatcaaactaaATTATATAATGCGGCTTAACCAAATCACATAAACGCGACACATCAGTACAGGTTAGGTTACTTTATGAGAATCAATTTCAATAAAATTcatatattatataacatatttCACCTTCTCGTTGCTATACAAAAAATGAATGGATCACTTAAACAACACATCCAGCTAGCTTGGTGTTCTCTAAAAAGTTTCTGCAAACCCAAGCCAACCTGACATGGTTGGTAAACGGGTTGGTGGATCTAGAGGGGGCcattattttttctcaaaaaggtCCTTCAGCATTAAATAGGTATTAAAGAtccaatttttattaagggtataatagaaattatacataactttttcagaaaagtagatgtcaaccaaacataagcaatctgaaaatctgtcactttcccatggtcaaccaaacatgccaaaagtatttttccaGGCATCCTCTTTCTAAAAATCTGCttcccagaaatcatattcctaaaaaaaaaaatacttcctgtgaaccaaacgagccctaattgTTGCATTCAACCAGCagcaacaaaaaaatatatatagcaaGCATTTTTTTAATTACTAAATTAGATATATATAGAAAAGAAACTGCACATACTCTGTTACTTAAAgtaagttttttgttttttaatttattttttttctttttcctatgTACTAATAACACATTTGCAAGTAAAGCATTTTGTTCGCCCCACCTTCAACTTATACCGGTGCATGCTAAAAAGGCATAACCATAAATGACCCAGGAAATGTTCAAAAAATTTGCAGTACTCCCAGGGCCAGCTAATATATCATAATGCATGACAAGAAATAATTCAATTATACTGGAagaactttttagaagcaacaCCGATAAAATACAAAATTATCAGCTCAATTACCTGTAAATGAAAATGAAAGAAGTAGGAGCAAGTTACATGTTTCCTTGGTGGTTAAAAGTAAAAGTTGATGGAGTTATATGCTCACTCTGACTTGAGTAGAATAGCAAATAATTAGTTATAGCAAAAGAAGAATGTGTTATTCTTGTGCAAAAATTAACTTCAGAAATAAGAATGCAACGGGTCTGTCTTGGATGGAGGTACGTGGGGTGGCGCGGATTTTGTCATTCGGAACTCATCTGCCAGAGTTGTGGTTGTTGGGAGCAGTCAACTTTTCGACATATCGTTTCGGATGCAAAGCTGCGGGCCGCTTGGGCGGGCCTTCGTCACACCCAGTGTGTTTTACGGACTAGTTCCATTATCCTGAAGGAGGATTCGGCCACTGTCATCAGTTGGATCTGAAAGGGCCCTAGGGGCAGCGGTTACGCCCACTCGTTGCTGCAAGACATCTGGGTTATGGTGAGGGATGGCGGGGACTTTTAAGCTAAGTATGTGTTCCGTGAAGCTAATGGAGCTGCGGATTGGATGGTTTCTTATGTAGCCCACCATTCCGGTAGCACCCTATGGGTTGGTAATGGAAAGTTGTCCTTGGCACTCCGAGGCATTCtgtttttgactttattgggtgcatcCTTACTCGTCAGATATGATTCACCCGTCTTAGCGCGCgcgcgaaaaaaaaaaaagaaaaaaagaaaaaaagaagagagagagagagagagagagagagagagggcagcTACTCCTGCATAACATCTCAAACAACAGTACTAGAAAGAAATATGACATGTATTTAGAAGAGGCCTATCAcatgtaaaataaaataaaaagcaaATCAATTCCTAGTTCCTCGGGAGATTCCCAAGTACTCGAAGCATATCTCTCCTACATAACCTGGGCAGCTCATACACCAGATTTCAGCTCTCTTCAGTCATAGTCTCCCTCACATTTTATCAATAGGTAGCTCCACTTATTGCATTCAGCGTTCAAAACTGTTGGTGACCAAACATCTGCGATAAATAAGAGGCCAAAAAGAAACTCTTCACCATTTCTCTGCACAGAGCATACTTTTTCCTGGATATGTGGAATCAGCTATTTTTTCTCCATCTGTCAAGCATTATATCATTCTATTCCTGAAATTGCAAGAAGATTCTCAAAAAGAATGGTGACTCATCAGCTTGGATTACAATAAAAAAGGCATTAGAAGACTGCTTGGAGCTAATCCTTAATCTCAGTGCCAGGAACACAACAATTTCTTCTTATATCTGATCCTGTGTCGATCACTGAACTTGTGCAAGTCACTTCACAAAGTGACATCCCCCTCTCTTCCATCTCTTGCTGCAAAGCAAGTGCCTTTCTTTTATATCCAAATTTTTTGTAGGAATCAATCAGTACACTGTACACACCCCTATCAGGAGCCAGATTGTTTTGCAACATCTTCTGATATAAAGTATCAAGTTCATACATTCTTCCATCCTTGCCCAAACGACTTATTAATGCATGATATGTAGCTAAGGTGGGTTTGAGGCCTAACTTCTCCATCTTTTCATAGAGTTCCATTGCCTTCTCCGTACTGCTAACTTTGCAAAATGCGGAGATTAGAGTACCATATGTTATCACATCAGGGCTCAGACCTTCATTTCTTAATTGCGACGCCAAGTCTTCAGCTTCAGATAGGAATCCTTCGCAACAGAGGCCTTTTATTAGAGAATTATAAGTTACAATACTCAGAGAAATCCCTCTCCTCTTCATGTCCCCAATCAATTCGCTGGCACGTTGGAAGTTGCCCACTCTACCATTTGCATCGATGAGCATATTGTAGATTTGCACACTGGGTTGAATATCTCCGGCTACCAAGTCTTGGAAGAGGGCTTCTGCTTCAGCAATTTTGTGCTTCTTACACAAGCCATTCAACAGAGAACCATAAGACACAACATTTGGTTTGATCCCCATCTTCTCTTGCATCTCCTTAATAATTCCAGAGCACCTTTCAAATTGGCCAGCTCGCCCATAGGCATCGATGAGAGAATTGTATATCTCTACAGTTGGGAACACTCCCTTCTCCACCATCTCGTTCACCACCTCCTCTGCCTCGGCCATCCTCCCTAATTTGCACAATCCATTTATCAGCGAACTGTAAGTGATGAAATCGGACTTCAACCCAAGTGACTCCATCCGTCTCAGTGCAGAGAAGGCCCCCTCCAAGTCCCCAACCCGGCAGTAGCCATCAACTATCGTAGTATACATCACACTTGCTGGAATTAAACCCTTTTCTGTCAACCTCTCCAAGATCTCTTCGGCCTTGGAAACCTTCCCGTCCTTGCAAAGCCCATTCAACAAAATACTGCACGTGTAGGCTTCAATCTGCACACCCTTTTTCATCGATTCATCGAGCAAAGCAAGCGATGACTCCACATTCCCACATCTTGAATGCCCATCAAATAGAACACTGTAACTGAACCCATCAGGCACAAGCCCATCGGCCTCCATCTCTTCCAACAACTGTCTGGTTTCGTCCATGCGGCGAGCACCACAGAGCCCAGCAAGCAGGGAATTGTACGTGATGAGGTTTGGCTTCAAACCAGAAGCCCGTATCCTGTCCCGGATCTCAAAAGCAGAATCCAAGTCCCCAGCTTTACAATACCCATCAATCATCATGTTATATGTGACAATAGTTGGCGAGATTTCCCTCTCCACCATTTCATCAAACAGCTTCTGTGCATCTCCAGTTCGCCGCTCCCTCCACAAACCAGAGATGAGAACATTGTACGTGAAAGCGTCGGGCTTTCTTCGATCAACTCGCTCCATCCGGTCCAATAGCTCCAGAGCTCCATCGACATCGCCGGATTTTACAGCAGACTGGATGGCTTTGTTGTAGGCCGGGGTATCAGGGGAAATTCCGCAGGAAACGATCAAGGAGAAGAGATGCCGGGCATCCGAGTACCTCCGAGCGGAGACTAGGGCTTCGAGCAGTAGCTTGCCGTAGTAGACGGAGGGAAACCGTCGCCGGCCCTCGGGGATGGCGGAGAGGAGGTCGATGGCGGCGTCGGGGAGTTTGAGGTCGGCGCAGGCAGCGACAAGGACGCTTGCGACGgaaggggagggggagagggctcGGAAGAGGTGGAAGGGGGAAGGGAATACATCTTTGTGGGAGAGGATTAGGGTTTTAGCGAGGGGTAGGGCGGACTCGAAGCGGCCGCGGCGGATGAGCGCTCGGAGCTTCTTCACGAGATTCTCCGGTCCTCCGCCACCGCTGCCGTCGACGTCTTCTGCTCGTTCGGTGTCTTTTCCTTCTTCGATGTTCGTGGAAACGGAGGACAGAGGTCTTCGGAAAGGGGAGGATGGGGGAGTTCGGATCCCGTCGACGGCGAGGCGAACGCGCTTCGCCATATCCTTGCTTTACGCGGGAGCAGGGGTTTTAGAGAGGTctacatttttttattaaaaaaaaataatcaaaatacagTCAGACCctcttatttaaaaatattaaaaaaatactacGAAGATGCCTTCTCagtttagattagtttcaattagcaCCCTCTAAtttaaaaaagttttaaaatggTTCGATATGGTCTTGAGctcagggccggcccgagccttaggcgactgaggcggttgcctaaggccccgggccaacGGAAGGCCCCCGGAaggtgaagagagagagagagagagagagagagagagagagggagggaccgtgaccaaaaggaagcaaaggccccatataaaatgggatgagctggctacgagtcttcccccttgatggaagggaggtggagagtt encodes the following:
- the LOC103699462 gene encoding pentatricopeptide repeat-containing protein At5g12100, mitochondrial-like, translating into MAKRVRLAVDGIRTPPSSPFRRPLSSVSTNIEEGKDTERAEDVDGSGGGGPENLVKKLRALIRRGRFESALPLAKTLILSHKDVFPSPFHLFRALSPSPSVASVLVAACADLKLPDAAIDLLSAIPEGRRRFPSVYYGKLLLEALVSARRYSDARHLFSLIVSCGISPDTPAYNKAIQSAVKSGDVDGALELLDRMERVDRRKPDAFTYNVLISGLWRERRTGDAQKLFDEMVEREISPTIVTYNMMIDGYCKAGDLDSAFEIRDRIRASGLKPNLITYNSLLAGLCGARRMDETRQLLEEMEADGLVPDGFSYSVLFDGHSRCGNVESSLALLDESMKKGVQIEAYTCSILLNGLCKDGKVSKAEEILERLTEKGLIPASVMYTTIVDGYCRVGDLEGAFSALRRMESLGLKSDFITYSSLINGLCKLGRMAEAEEVVNEMVEKGVFPTVEIYNSLIDAYGRAGQFERCSGIIKEMQEKMGIKPNVVSYGSLLNGLCKKHKIAEAEALFQDLVAGDIQPSVQIYNMLIDANGRVGNFQRASELIGDMKRRGISLSIVTYNSLIKGLCCEGFLSEAEDLASQLRNEGLSPDVITYGTLISAFCKVSSTEKAMELYEKMEKLGLKPTLATYHALISRLGKDGRMYELDTLYQKMLQNNLAPDRGVYSVLIDSYKKFGYKRKALALQQEMEERGMSLCEVTCTSSVIDTGSDIRRNCCVPGTEIKD